A region of the Lycium barbarum isolate Lr01 chromosome 1, ASM1917538v2, whole genome shotgun sequence genome:
TTATCGGGTAATATTTGAGTATGATTGTTAtaaaaagataattttacaaaaaatgtaccgctataatgaataTAATTATTGTTACAGGTAGaacgttgttatagagaagtaaaatataacatgaaaaatcgattCGAAAAAAATCAGGACATTAGAGTGAAATGCTGTTATAATGAATAACAATTATAGAGATGTTTTACTATACCTTCGTATGATTATATAAGCACAGTTTCAATTCAAAAAGTTAAGAAATCAATATATAAAGTCATAGACGATTCTAAGAAATTCCTATATTTTCTATTCACAAACCAACACAGAAATGTTCATTTTCAGCTGTAAAAGCCAAATTGGCACCTCGATTCCATCTCCATTACTTTTGTTTGAGAGCATGTAATGCACCTCAAGTTCATCTACAATTCCTTCGTTACTTTTCTAAAATTACAAAATTCATGAGATCCAAATGGTCAAAACATTCTCAGCCAAAAAAATTCACGAAGTGTatataaataatatttcaaaCCAAATTACATAGAAGCAGTAACTTTCAGCCCAAGGGGTCAAGCAGATTAGTTGCGCTAAGAGATGTCACGGCCCTTATTTGAAACGTTGATCCCTTCCACTGCTGTCAAGAACGACCAATTGATCAATAACAATAAATTGGACATTAAGATGGTGTAAGACTTTAAGATGAATGTAGAGATTCTCCTTTTTGGCTGATGAGTGGAGAAATAAGTCAAAAACTCCTTTTGCAGCCGCTTGTGCAAAATGCAGCTCCCACGTCTAAACTCTCTGCCATTCACAATTATAGGAGATCTCAAACTTCTATATCTTTTGCTACTCTTTCTCTTTTCTGCTTTTTGTTCCTTCCCTTTCTCTCGTTTTGCATTTTCAGTTTCTGAGCTTTACGACTTTTTGCTTTCTCCTCAAAGCCATCATCCATCATCTTCATTGATGTGACACGCTTCGCCTTGTAAACcttcaaatggaaaaaaaattcatGTGAAGCTAAAAGAATTTCAACCACCTTTCAGATTGGAGGGGGACATTCATAGGAATCTAAAACTGGTCCGACATAAGTCATTTTATGGAAAATGACTTATTTTCTGCAAATATTTTCCCGAAAAATGTTTTCAGGTGTTTGGTTGAAGAGTGGAGAACATTTTCTTAACGGAAATTTCAATTAAATTATTAATAATATAAGCAAACGGGATATTGGTCTGATGAAACTTTTGAATATTAAAGATTGACAATATTGTCCAAGTGTTGGTTAAGGCAATGATTCACCTAAGAGTTATGAAAGACAATGACTTTCACCTGAAGTGAGAGAAGTCATCTTCCCAGAAATATCAAAATATAAGAAATAACTAGActtctgaaaaatattttctgccataccaaacacaccctttaagCCTGCGGGTACTCATTGCATCAAGATATTCGCAATTCGGGAATTCAAAAATATTTTCTGCCATAACAAACACACCCTTTAAGCCTGTTGGGTATTGCATAAAAGTACTCAATATAGGTAATTTTAAGGTATTGGCAAGTGATGACAAATCCTTTCCTCAAATAAACTTAATTAAAATTGACCAGACATTTCAAAAAAAGGGGGGATAAGAAGGGGGCTGTCTTACCTTTGTGATATCTTCAAGCACTTCATTCTCTTTACATTCAAATTTCTCCAATTGCTTCCCAAGCACGACTTCTATTTCATGAATGAGATCCACATCATTCTGCAACAAATAATCTTTAAACTAAGCAAAGTTGAAGAAAGGAAATTAACAAGCTTTAAGTCCTAGAAGTTCCTGATCAGTCCTAAGACAAAGAAAAACATACATAAAAATGCAGCAAACATCACATATTGTCATACCCCTTTTCCACGATATGAGTAAGTAAACttgagaaaaataaaaggaaaatggAACGACTCCAGTCAGAGAAAGCAACACTAATACTGAATCACACTATTAGTAACACATTCTTTACTGAAGGTCTGTCACTTCAATTTCTTCATTTAAACCAATATGGGATTCGTTCTCTCAAACAAGATATTGAGAGGCTAGGGGAATTTGCATAGATTTCACAGAAGAATAAGTCCTCAGAAGCTCATAGCCTCATAGGAGAGCCAAAGCATGCAAAGAGCTAAAAGACAATGATGAATGCCATTGGAAATATGATGAAAACAGGAAGCTCGCGGACACTCTAAAATGGAGGAGCAATTTAGTCATCTGGAGGATGTTCATGGCAAGCCCAGGCAACAACATAAAAAAATGCGAAGAAGAGAACAAAAGGCTGGTATTGGCTTTAGATGGTGCTAATTCAAATAAGATGGATCAAGAGCAACGATTCATTCTCTCAAACAAGAAATTGGATCTAGTATCGCGCTCTAACCAAGTCCCCCATAGTTAACCCCTCTCTCATAGGATTTACCATGCTACAACCAAACCCCACTTAACAGTTTAAAACTCACACATGTAGGTACAGCAAAAAGATTCCTCGAAGAACCCACATACATTTACATtatcaagaagaaaaaaaaaccatATACCTCTGACTTTTCGGGGGATATTccttgacttttttttttaaaagaacttCGCCACAAAGCTTCATTGCTTGTCAAATTTTAAATTTGATGATAAGGTATTGCTCTTGATACACATAATGCAACAATCAAGGCAGGTAATTGGTGTGCAATTTCATGAACTATGGACCAAGTAAATGCCTTCTCCAATGGAACTTTTACCAGTCAAATAAACAGGCAGGACAGAAATCCCTTGTAGGTATAAAACAAACAGAGTATGAGATAAAAACGTTGTAGAAGGATACAAGCTCCAAGTCTGAGTAACTTTGGAGTAGAAAGGAGTTATGGATTAAAGAATAGTCAAAAGGGTGGTTATGATCGCTTGTCTTCCTATCATTCAGGTGTTGGAAGAAATGGAACTTCCAAGATAAGAATTGTTTAACCAATGATAACGAGTAGGATAAGGATGGATTTCTTACACCTAGTGCTTAAATTGCAAACTTAAAACAAATCTGCAGACTTCTCACCTGAGTAACAAAGCTGACAGCAAGTTCACCTCGTCCAGCTCTTGCGGTACGTCCAACACGATGAACATAATCCTGTGGATACCTGCAGCAAACAATCGCTACAGTTACCACACTAAAATCTTTTTAATTAACTTGTAATGGAACATCCAATCATATTCACACCTTGGAATGTCATAATTTATCACCAGATCAACCGTTGGAATGTCTAAACCACGACTGGCAACATCAGTAGCGACCAATATTGGGACCTGTCCAGATTTGAATTTATGAAGTGCAGAAAGCCTCAGTGACTGGGActtgtatgaatgcaatgcgGCAGCATCGATTTCGAGTTCTTCCAACAACAATCCCAAAAGCTGACAGCTCCTAGTCAAAGTAGTAAAACATAATTGTAATGTCCTCATAGGGTGCTCCTTTTTTTAGGATTAATAAGGTAAGCATCATTGGGTACTCTAACCTCTACAGATCATGATACTTGTTGAAAACAACTTTACATGCCTTGTGTTGCACATACTCACTTATTGGAATTAATGGTATAAGGGAATCTTCCAGATTAGTGAATAGATGCTAGAAATGTGATAAAATCTTTTTTGTTTCATCTATAGTTTGGTGTAACAGTTGGTCTTGGTAGATCAGAGTAGTTGAGTGTCACACTGATCGGGATGCTATTAGTGAAAGGTTTACTGGATTTTTCATTTACTAAGAAATTTAAACTATTAGATACTTGAGAGGGTAGATAATTTACTTTTCCGATACGCCTCCTTATGTGTGACCAAATTCATTTTTCATGAGAaccttataattataattagCAACAAGAATCAAACACAAGAGTCTATTGTATGGAAAACATCTTTCTATATCCGCCGTAGTTTAAACTATTGCATGACTACAGAATAGAAATTTAATTAGTAAAATGATTCTATAGGGTTTCAGAAAGGATTTTACCTGCAGGTGGAAACAAAAATGATTGCAGAGCGAACGCCTATATCTTTGATCTTGGATAAAATGTATTGCAGATAGACATCCTTCACATTTTTGGGAATAAAAATGTACTGCTGCTTCAGTGATTCTACAGTCTTGAATCCCTCATATGCCTCATAGAAATATGCCTTGTTTGCGGAAAGCTCAAGTAGCGTCTGTAGGTTGCTAGTCATTGTTGCAGAAAATAGAAGAGTTTGTCGATTCTTCGGCAAGCACTGAAAGATTGCTCTTAACTCCTCTTCAAACCCTACGTCTAGAACTCTATCTGCTTCATCCAAGACGAGGAACTGAAAGGCAACATACAGATAAGAGTTCACAATTGGAGAGGATCCATTCTGTGCATTTTCAAATATTTGACAAAATGTATAGTACAGGAGCCAAGCAGGAACATGGGACTACAAGTAAATAAAGGAATGAACTTTCACCCTTCAGGACAAgatcccagtcataaaaacagaAAAAAAGGTATATGCCTGCTTAGGCAAATAATTGTTGCTCTGCTGGTCTCCGTGGAAAATGAAGCGTGTCTAAAACTTCATTTGTTAGAAAACTGTCTGTCCTGGCACTTATGGAATAAGATACATAGATCTCAGAGGGATCATAGATGATCACTACACAAATTCGGAACATATTTTTTACAAAATCTCCCTTGGTGCTATTTGCCTGTTCATTCTCAAAAAGTCTTAGTTTTTACCAACCTTTTGGATGAATCAAGGCACAAAAAATGTTAGCCTGTGACGCTCTACTGGTACTTTTGTGTACCCACATCTCAAAATAATTCTCGAACATTACTTATCAAAGAGAAAAGAAGCTCCTTTTGAATTATTTTGGACAAACACAGCACTGGACAGTGCACTGATCTATCCAAATCTTCCAACATGCATTCTTATATGGAATCTCGTTAAAAATGTAAACTTTGGACCTTGTTCATTAGTTCTTCAGCTGCAATTTTTTGTTTCCTCTCAAAAAAAGTTTCTTTAACTACAATAATGGAATTCTAAGAAATCCTCAATTGGCCTCACATTATAGTATCTCAAAGTTGAGTTTACCAGAAATACATTACTTTTttttaattccaactttccacatgacatgtttaaaaccacaagattataggacattttggtacattctacatatctttagtttaagaccaaaaaattcaaaagtcattctttactttcttaaacgtCGTGTCAAGTCAAAACGAGACAAATAAATTACCGGAAAACAATTACATGGGAACTGAAAGGAGGTGACTTTACCTTAGTTCTTTTGA
Encoded here:
- the LOC132627436 gene encoding DEAD-box ATP-dependent RNA helicase 36-like yields the protein MEYEEEVLVDQNFPLFSRKSKPTTKKAVPAPTSIAENPKQFDKETNSSPTPSHITFSDLGLAEWAVQTCNELGMKKPTPVQHHCIPRILSGQDVLGLAQTGSGKTAAFALPILHRLAEDPYGVSCLVVTPTRELAFQLAEQFRALGSCLNLRCAVVVGGMDIITQTKTLMQRPHVVIATPGRIKVLIEQNPDIPPVFKRTKFLVLDEADRVLDVGFEEELRAIFQCLPKNRQTLLFSATMTSNLQTLLELSANKAYFYEAYEGFKTVESLKQQYIFIPKNVKDVYLQYILSKIKDIGVRSAIIFVSTCRSCQLLGLLLEELEIDAAALHSYKSQSLRLSALHKFKSGQVPILVATDVASRGLDIPTVDLVINYDIPRYPQDYVHRVGRTARAGRGELAVSFVTQNDVDLIHEIEVVLGKQLEKFECKENEVLEDITKVYKAKRVTSMKMMDDGFEEKAKSRKAQKLKMQNERKGRNKKQKRERVAKDIEV